One Triticum dicoccoides isolate Atlit2015 ecotype Zavitan chromosome 5B, WEW_v2.0, whole genome shotgun sequence genomic window carries:
- the LOC119305709 gene encoding uncharacterized protein LOC119305709, with product MSRAVALAALLLLAALAAAPLAAADSSAESIPFAKEVAGGADAAKSAGTQAAAAVAGGATPPVDPDPSSGIKADPAPARR from the coding sequence ATGTCTCGCGCGGTCGCCCTCGCGGCCCTCCtgctgctcgccgccctcgccgcggcgccgctcgccgccgcggACAGCAGCGCGGAGTCCATCCCCTTCGCCaaggaggtcgccggcggcgccGACGCGGCCAAGAGCGCCGGCACGCAGGCCGCCGCGGCGGTCGCTGGGGGCGCCACCCCGCCCGTGGACCCCGACCCGTCCAGCGGCATCAAGGCCGACCCCGCGCCCGCCAGGCGCTGA